The following coding sequences lie in one Zingiber officinale cultivar Zhangliang chromosome 2B, Zo_v1.1, whole genome shotgun sequence genomic window:
- the LOC122045491 gene encoding solute carrier family 35 member F1-like translates to MAPLFLSETSRNSIRERWNKIWTKRALMGLLLGQFVSLLITSTGFSSSELARRGVNAPTSQSFLNYLLLAIVYGSIVIFKRKPLQISWYYYLMLAIVDVEANFIVVKSYQYTSLTSVMLLDCWSIPCVILFTWLFLKTKYGFRKFLGVGICVAGLVMVVFSDVHASDRAQGGPNPLKGDLLVIVGSTLYAVSNVGEEFIVKSSSRTELMAMLGAFGAVISAIQISILERNELRSINWTAGAVLPFLGFALAMFLFYSTVPIILKICGATLLNLSLLTSDMWAVLIRIFAYHEKVDWMYFIAFAAVTIGLVVYSWRKKDKSAQVAENIKRDEEAAEERDMNQASVETQRSGVEAVKPQASSITSLLK, encoded by the exons ATGGCGCCGCTGTTTCTTTCCGAGACCTCGCGCAACTCGATTCGCGAGAGGTGGAACAAGATATGGACGAAGCGAGCTCTCATGGGGTTGTTGCTCGGGCAATTCGTCTCGCTTCTCATCACCTCCACCGGCTTCTCCTCGTCCGAGCTCGCAAGACGAG GCGTGAACGCTCCCACCTCGCAATCCTTCTTGAATtatcttctccttgctatagtttaTGGTTCTATTGTCATCTTCAAAAGGAAACCGCTCCAG ATAAGTTGGTATTATTATCTGATGCTTGCTATTGTTGATGTGGAAGCCAATTTCATTG TTGTGAAATCCTACCAGTACACATCTTTGACAAGTGTCATGCTCCTGGATTGTTGGTCAATTCCATGTGTTATACTTTTCACTTGGTTGTTCCTGAAGACAAAGTATGGATTCAGAAAGTTTCTTGGTGTTGGTATTTGTGTAGCTGGTCTTGTTATGGTGGTATTTTCTGATGTTCATGCTAGTGATCGTGCACAGG GTGGACCCAACCCTTTGAAAGGTGATTTGTTGGTCATTGTTGGTTCTACATTATATGCAGTTAGCAACGTTGGTGAG GAATTCATTGTCAAGAGCTCAAGTAGAACTGAATTGATGGCAATGCTTGGAGCATTTGGAGCAGTTATTAGTGCTATTCAAAT AAGCATACTTGAGCGGAACGAGCTTAGAAGTATCAATTGGACAGCTGGAGCA GTACTACCCTTTCTTGGGTTTGCATTGGCAATGTTCTTATTCTATTCTACCGTCCCTATAATTCTCAAG ATATGTGGAGCCACACTTCTTAACCTTTCACTGCTGACCTCCGACATGTGGGCTGTTCTAATCCGTATCTTTGCCTATCACGAGAAG GTTGACTGGATGTACTTCATAGCTTTTGCAGCCGTCACGATCGGACTAGTGGTTTATTCATG GAGAAAGAAGGATAAGAGTGCTCAGGTCGCAGAGAATATCAAAAGGGATGAAGAGGCTGCGGAAGAGCGTGATATGAATCAAGCATCAGTCGAGACCCAACGCTCGGGAGTCGAGGCTGTCAAACCACAAGCTTCATCAATCACAAGTTTGCTGAAGTAA